Proteins found in one Corynebacterium freneyi genomic segment:
- the shbA gene encoding RNA polymerase sigma factor ShbA, whose product MADDDMVRDWVRRAIDGDGAAFDSLMRHIHPPIVRYCRARMGQDGAVSADDVAQETMLAVAKSLDRYTDRGRPFMAYVYGVASHKVADAHRAGARDLSHPSDTLPDTPVTGSGPEEAVLLEDAGNEVRDLLDSLSDKARDIIILRVFEGLPAEEVAQLVGSTPGAVRVAQHRALAKLRAVVEEKASRERTGETRKAR is encoded by the coding sequence ATGGCCGACGATGACATGGTCCGCGATTGGGTGCGGCGTGCCATCGACGGCGACGGAGCCGCATTCGACTCCCTGATGCGCCACATCCACCCGCCCATCGTCCGCTACTGCCGCGCGCGCATGGGCCAGGACGGTGCGGTGTCCGCCGACGACGTCGCGCAGGAGACCATGCTCGCCGTGGCCAAGTCCCTCGACCGGTACACCGATCGCGGACGGCCGTTCATGGCGTACGTATACGGAGTCGCCTCCCACAAGGTCGCCGACGCCCACCGCGCCGGCGCCAGGGACCTGTCCCACCCCAGCGACACGCTGCCGGATACCCCCGTGACGGGGAGCGGGCCGGAAGAAGCCGTGCTCCTGGAAGATGCCGGTAACGAAGTCCGCGACCTTCTCGATTCACTGAGTGACAAGGCCCGCGACATCATCATCCTGAGGGTGTTCGAGGGGCTGCCGGCGGAGGAAGTCGCGCAGCTCGTCGGAAGCACCCCCGGCGCGGTCCGGGTCGCACAGCACCGCGCGTTGGCGAAGCTCCGCGCGGTGGTCGAGGAAAAGGCGTCGCGCGAACGAACCGGGGAAACCCGGAAGGCGCGATGA
- a CDS encoding DUF5319 domain-containing protein yields the protein MPRDPFEGDPDDPSHLLEPDEPFVPLTAQERREVEEDLEAVRTFRADLAPRGLWGVSMMCEDCNEPHYYNWDVLETHYVLLLKGEQSPVHEPQYDPDPSRYAPWDYCAGYVDGRRDR from the coding sequence ATGCCGCGTGACCCTTTCGAGGGCGATCCCGACGACCCGTCGCACCTGCTCGAACCGGACGAACCCTTCGTTCCGCTGACCGCCCAGGAGCGCCGCGAGGTCGAGGAGGACCTCGAAGCCGTGCGCACGTTCCGCGCCGACCTCGCCCCCAGGGGCCTGTGGGGCGTGTCCATGATGTGCGAGGACTGCAACGAGCCGCACTACTACAACTGGGACGTCCTGGAAACGCACTACGTGCTGCTGCTCAAGGGCGAGCAGTCCCCCGTCCACGAACCGCAGTACGACCCGGATCCGTCGCGATACGCGCCGTGGGACTACTGCGCGGGCTACGTCGACGGGCGCCGCGACCGCTAG
- the guaB gene encoding IMP dehydrogenase — MTNPTGISLGGDDAGKIPLVGLTFDDVLLIPDASDVIPSGVDTSTQLTRELRLNVPIVSAAMDTVTESRMAIAMARQGGMGILHRNLSVEDQAQQVEIVKRSEAGMVSNPVTCSPDETIGEVDQKCARFRISGLPVVDDEGKLVGICTNRDMRFETDPSRPVREVMTPMPLVVAEQGVSGDAALNLLRSHKVEKLPIVDGEGKLTGLITVKDFVKQDQYPNSSKDGSGRLLVGAGIGTGEDSWKRAHALADAGVDALVVDTAHAHNSGVLEMVSRVKKEFGDRVQVIGGNLATRAAAEAMIEAGADAIKVGIGPGSICTTRVVAGVGAPQITAIMEAAVPAKKAGVPIIADGGMQFSGDIAKALAAGASTVMLGSLLAGTAEAPGETVVVNGKQYKMYRGMGSLGAMQGRGLTGEKRSFSKDRYFQADVLSEEKLVPEGIEGRVPFRGHLDAIVHQLVGGLRAAMGYTGSATIEQLNEAKFVQITAAGLRESHPHDIQMTVEAPNYYQR, encoded by the coding sequence ATGACGAACCCCACCGGAATCAGCTTGGGTGGCGATGACGCGGGCAAGATCCCGCTCGTCGGTCTCACCTTCGACGATGTTCTGCTCATCCCGGATGCCTCGGACGTGATCCCGTCCGGAGTGGACACGTCCACTCAGCTGACCCGCGAGCTGCGCCTCAACGTGCCGATCGTGTCGGCGGCGATGGACACGGTGACCGAGTCCCGCATGGCCATCGCGATGGCCCGCCAGGGCGGCATGGGCATCCTGCACCGCAATCTGTCGGTGGAGGATCAGGCGCAGCAGGTCGAGATCGTCAAGCGTTCCGAGGCCGGCATGGTGTCCAACCCGGTGACGTGCTCGCCGGACGAGACGATCGGGGAGGTCGACCAGAAGTGCGCCCGTTTCCGCATTTCGGGTCTGCCGGTCGTCGATGACGAGGGCAAGCTGGTCGGCATCTGCACCAACCGCGACATGCGGTTCGAGACCGATCCGTCGCGTCCGGTCCGCGAGGTCATGACGCCGATGCCGCTGGTCGTGGCGGAGCAGGGCGTTTCGGGCGACGCCGCCCTGAACCTGCTGCGCTCCCACAAGGTGGAGAAGCTGCCGATCGTCGACGGCGAGGGCAAGCTGACCGGTCTGATCACGGTGAAGGACTTCGTCAAGCAGGACCAGTACCCGAATTCCTCCAAGGACGGTTCGGGTCGTCTCTTGGTCGGCGCGGGCATCGGCACCGGCGAGGATTCGTGGAAGCGCGCGCATGCGCTTGCCGACGCCGGCGTGGACGCGCTCGTCGTGGACACCGCCCACGCCCACAACTCCGGCGTGCTGGAGATGGTGTCGCGCGTGAAGAAGGAGTTCGGCGACCGCGTGCAGGTCATCGGCGGCAACCTGGCCACCCGGGCCGCGGCGGAGGCCATGATCGAGGCGGGCGCCGACGCCATCAAGGTCGGCATCGGCCCGGGCTCGATCTGCACCACCCGCGTCGTCGCGGGCGTGGGCGCCCCGCAGATCACCGCGATCATGGAGGCGGCCGTGCCGGCGAAGAAGGCGGGCGTGCCGATCATCGCCGACGGCGGCATGCAGTTCTCGGGCGACATCGCCAAGGCGCTGGCCGCCGGCGCGTCGACGGTCATGCTGGGTTCGCTGCTGGCGGGCACGGCCGAGGCGCCGGGTGAGACCGTCGTGGTCAACGGCAAGCAGTACAAGATGTACCGCGGCATGGGCTCGCTGGGCGCCATGCAGGGGCGTGGCCTGACGGGCGAGAAGCGTTCGTTTTCCAAGGACCGTTACTTCCAGGCCGACGTGCTGTCGGAGGAGAAGCTGGTGCCGGAGGGCATCGAGGGTCGCGTGCCCTTCCGCGGTCACCTCGATGCGATCGTCCACCAGCTCGTCGGCGGTCTGCGCGCCGCGATGGGCTACACGGGGTCGGCGACCATCGAGCAGCTCAACGAGGCCAAGTTCGTGCAGATCACGGCGGCCGGCCTGCGCGAGTCCCACCCGCACGACATCCAGATGACGGTCGAGGCGCCGAACTACTACCAGCGCTAG
- a CDS encoding GuaB3 family IMP dehydrogenase-related protein has protein sequence MRDMVEIGMGREARRTYELEDVAIVPSRRTRSSKDVDTRWNIDAYEFGFPLMMHPTDSISGPESAAEFARLGGLAVLNAEGIWARHEDGAAAIAKVVEAASGAEWTPESANKVLQELHAAPIDEELLVRRITELRETGAITAVRVSPQRCRELTPILVKAGIDLLVVQGTLISAEHVTSDGEPLNLKDFIGSLDVPVIVGGVVDYRTALHMMRTGAAGVIVGPGTTTTPSALGIDVPMATAIADAAAARRDYLDETGGRYVHVIADGGIETAGCIAKAIACGADAVALSHLLADAAEAPGKGWHWPSAAAHPKYPRGFVDNVHLAPESAEHPSMEELLFGPAADPFGTRNLVGGIKRAMAKCGFTDVKSFQRVDLAIH, from the coding sequence TTGCGTGACATGGTCGAAATCGGCATGGGCCGCGAGGCCCGCCGCACCTATGAGCTCGAGGACGTCGCCATCGTGCCGTCCCGCCGCACCCGTTCGTCGAAGGACGTGGACACGCGGTGGAACATCGACGCCTACGAGTTCGGCTTCCCGCTTATGATGCACCCGACCGATTCGATCTCCGGCCCGGAGTCGGCGGCGGAGTTCGCCCGCCTGGGTGGCCTGGCGGTGCTGAACGCGGAGGGCATTTGGGCCCGCCACGAGGACGGTGCCGCGGCGATCGCGAAGGTCGTCGAGGCCGCGTCGGGTGCGGAGTGGACGCCCGAGTCCGCGAACAAGGTGCTGCAGGAGCTGCATGCGGCGCCGATCGACGAGGAACTGCTGGTCCGCCGGATCACCGAGCTGCGCGAGACCGGCGCCATCACGGCCGTGCGAGTCAGCCCGCAGCGGTGCCGTGAACTGACCCCGATCCTGGTGAAGGCGGGCATCGACCTGCTGGTCGTCCAGGGCACCCTGATTTCCGCGGAGCACGTCACCTCCGACGGCGAGCCGCTGAACCTGAAGGACTTCATCGGCTCGCTCGACGTGCCGGTCATCGTGGGCGGCGTGGTGGACTACCGCACGGCGCTGCACATGATGCGCACGGGCGCGGCCGGCGTCATCGTCGGCCCGGGCACCACGACGACGCCGTCGGCTCTGGGCATCGACGTGCCCATGGCCACGGCCATCGCCGACGCCGCCGCGGCCCGCCGCGACTACCTGGACGAGACCGGCGGCCGCTACGTCCACGTCATCGCCGACGGCGGCATCGAAACCGCGGGTTGCATCGCCAAGGCCATCGCCTGCGGCGCCGATGCGGTTGCGCTGTCGCACCTGCTGGCCGACGCTGCGGAGGCGCCGGGCAAGGGCTGGCACTGGCCGTCGGCCGCCGCGCACCCGAAGTACCCGCGCGGTTTCGTCGACAACGTCCACCTGGCCCCGGAGAGCGCCGAGCACCCGTCGATGGAGGAGCTGCTCTTCGGCCCGGCCGCCGATCCGTTCGGCACCCGCAACCTGGTCGGCGGCATCAAGCGGGCCATGGCCAAGTGCGGCTTCACGGACGTGAAGTCCTTCCAGCGCGTGGACCTGGCCATCCACTAG
- a CDS encoding FAD-dependent oxidoreductase — translation MGARRDYDVLVIGSGFGGSVAALRLTEKGYRVGVIEAGRRFEDHEFAKTSWRLHKYLWAPQFGLFGVQRVHLLKDVMILAGAGVGGGSLNYANTLYKPPSPFFRDPQWADITDWEKELTPYYEQARKMLGVVTNPSVTPADRVMREVAEDMGVGDTFVPTPVGVFFGEKTGGEGAPGELVPDPYFGGAGPERRACTECGECMTGCRHNAKNTLLKNYLHLAEAAGAHIIPRTTVRELHPRADGSWDVVTERTGAWVNKRRRTYTADQVIVAAGSWGSQNLLHRQRSDGHLPNMSSRLGYLTRTNSEAIVGAMRPTLDPNADYSEGVAITSSFFPEPNTHIEPVRYGKGSNAIALLQTLMTDGGAGGPRWWKLIKELAADPKVIFQLFNLRKWSQRTVISLVMQNSNNSLTTHLNKWGPLRLLSSRQGEGEPNPSWIPAGNEATRRVAEKIGGIAGGTWGEIFNIPLTAHFIGGAPISASPERGVVDPYNRVWGYPTLHITDGTSMPANPGVNPSLSITAIAERATALWPNKGEADPRPSQDEAYRDVAPVAPVAPTVPADAPAALNLGMPVRR, via the coding sequence ATGGGTGCGCGACGCGACTATGACGTGTTGGTGATCGGCTCGGGCTTCGGAGGCTCGGTGGCCGCGCTGCGGCTGACCGAGAAGGGATACCGCGTCGGCGTGATCGAGGCGGGCCGCCGGTTCGAGGACCATGAGTTCGCCAAGACCAGCTGGCGGCTGCACAAGTACCTGTGGGCCCCGCAGTTCGGCCTGTTCGGCGTGCAGCGGGTCCACCTGCTCAAGGACGTGATGATCCTCGCCGGCGCCGGCGTCGGCGGCGGGTCGCTGAACTACGCCAACACGCTGTACAAGCCGCCGTCGCCGTTCTTCCGGGATCCGCAGTGGGCGGACATCACCGACTGGGAGAAGGAGCTGACCCCGTACTACGAGCAGGCCCGCAAGATGCTCGGCGTGGTCACCAACCCGTCGGTCACCCCCGCCGACCGCGTCATGCGGGAAGTCGCCGAGGACATGGGCGTCGGCGACACGTTCGTGCCGACGCCCGTCGGCGTGTTCTTCGGCGAAAAGACCGGCGGCGAGGGCGCTCCGGGCGAACTCGTGCCCGACCCGTACTTCGGCGGTGCCGGCCCCGAGCGCCGCGCGTGCACCGAATGCGGCGAGTGCATGACCGGCTGCCGCCACAACGCCAAGAACACCCTGCTGAAGAACTACCTCCACCTGGCGGAGGCGGCCGGGGCGCACATCATCCCGCGCACCACCGTCCGCGAGCTCCACCCGCGGGCCGACGGCTCGTGGGACGTCGTCACCGAGCGCACGGGCGCCTGGGTGAACAAGCGCCGCCGCACGTACACCGCGGACCAGGTCATCGTCGCCGCCGGTTCCTGGGGCAGCCAGAACCTGCTGCACCGCCAGCGCAGCGACGGACACCTGCCCAACATGTCGTCGCGCCTGGGCTACCTGACCCGCACCAACTCCGAGGCCATCGTCGGCGCCATGCGCCCGACCCTCGACCCGAACGCCGACTACTCGGAGGGCGTGGCCATCACGTCGTCGTTCTTCCCGGAGCCCAACACCCACATCGAGCCGGTGCGCTACGGCAAGGGGTCCAACGCCATCGCCCTGCTGCAGACCCTCATGACCGACGGCGGCGCCGGCGGGCCGCGCTGGTGGAAGCTGATCAAGGAGCTCGCCGCCGACCCGAAGGTCATTTTCCAGCTGTTCAACCTGCGCAAGTGGTCGCAGCGCACCGTGATCTCGCTGGTGATGCAGAACTCGAACAACAGCCTGACCACCCACCTGAACAAGTGGGGGCCGCTGCGCCTGCTGTCGTCGCGTCAGGGCGAGGGCGAACCCAACCCGTCGTGGATCCCCGCGGGCAACGAAGCCACCCGCCGCGTCGCCGAGAAGATCGGCGGCATCGCCGGCGGCACATGGGGCGAGATCTTCAACATTCCGCTCACCGCCCACTTCATCGGCGGTGCGCCGATCTCGGCTTCCCCGGAGCGCGGCGTCGTCGACCCGTACAACCGCGTGTGGGGATACCCGACGCTGCACATCACCGACGGCACGTCCATGCCCGCCAACCCGGGCGTCAACCCGTCGCTGTCCATCACCGCGATCGCCGAGCGCGCCACCGCCCTGTGGCCGAACAAGGGCGAGGCCGACCCCCGCCCGTCGCAGGACGAGGCCTACCGCGACGTCGCGCCCGTGGCCCCGGTCGCCCCGACCGTGCCCGCCGACGCCCCGGCCGCCCTCAATTTGGGCATGCCCGTCCGCAGGTGA
- the guaA gene encoding glutamine-hydrolyzing GMP synthase — MSEQVNHPVLVVDFGAQYAQLIARRVREANIYSEVVPHTATIEEIRAKSPRALVLSGGPSSVYAEDAPALDPQLLELGIPVFGICYGFQAMTRALGGTVAATGDREYGRTTMTVAGEDVLHAGAPETHEVWMSHGDAVTEAPEGFTVTASTKGAPVAAFECLERKMAGVQYHPEVNHSPYGQQALERFLTEIAGLEQNWTAANIAEELIDAVREQVGDGRAICGLSGGVDSAVAAALVQRAIGDRLTCVFVDHGLLRQGEREQVETDFVAATGAKLITVDDSAVFLDALAGITDPETKRKTIGREFIRSFERAVARALEGAPEGETVDFLVQGTLYPDVVESGGGSGTANIKSHHNVGGLPDDVEFTLVEPLRLLFKDEVRAVGRELGLPEAIVGRQPFPGPGLGIRIIGAVDEERLDTLRRADAIAREEMTAAGLDDVVWQCPVVLLADVRSVGVQGDGRTYGHPIVLRPVTSEDAMTADWTRVPYDVLERISTRITNEVAEVNRVVLDITSKPPGTIEWE; from the coding sequence GTGTCTGAACAGGTAAACCACCCCGTACTCGTCGTCGACTTCGGCGCGCAGTATGCGCAGCTCATCGCCCGCCGCGTTCGCGAGGCCAACATCTACTCCGAAGTCGTGCCGCACACCGCCACGATCGAGGAGATCCGCGCCAAGAGCCCGCGTGCGCTGGTGCTTTCCGGCGGCCCGTCCAGCGTCTACGCCGAAGATGCCCCGGCCCTGGATCCGCAGCTGCTCGAGCTGGGCATTCCGGTGTTCGGCATCTGCTACGGCTTCCAGGCCATGACCCGCGCGCTGGGCGGCACCGTCGCCGCCACCGGCGACCGCGAATACGGCCGCACCACCATGACCGTGGCGGGCGAGGACGTGCTCCACGCCGGCGCCCCGGAAACCCACGAGGTGTGGATGAGCCACGGCGACGCCGTGACCGAGGCCCCCGAGGGCTTCACCGTCACCGCGTCGACCAAGGGCGCGCCGGTGGCCGCGTTCGAGTGCCTCGAGCGGAAGATGGCCGGCGTGCAGTACCACCCGGAGGTCAACCACTCGCCGTACGGCCAGCAGGCGTTGGAGCGCTTCCTCACCGAGATCGCGGGGCTCGAGCAGAACTGGACCGCCGCGAACATCGCCGAGGAGCTCATCGACGCCGTGCGCGAGCAGGTCGGCGACGGTCGGGCGATTTGCGGCCTGTCCGGCGGCGTCGACTCCGCCGTCGCCGCCGCGCTGGTGCAGCGCGCCATCGGCGACCGCCTCACCTGCGTGTTCGTCGATCACGGTCTGCTGCGCCAGGGAGAGCGCGAGCAGGTGGAGACGGACTTCGTCGCCGCCACCGGCGCGAAGCTGATCACCGTCGACGACTCGGCGGTCTTCCTCGACGCGCTGGCCGGCATCACCGACCCGGAGACCAAGCGCAAGACCATCGGCCGCGAGTTCATCCGCTCCTTCGAACGCGCCGTCGCCCGGGCCCTGGAGGGCGCGCCGGAGGGCGAGACCGTGGACTTCCTGGTCCAGGGCACCCTGTACCCGGACGTCGTCGAATCCGGCGGCGGCTCCGGCACCGCGAACATCAAGAGCCACCACAACGTCGGCGGCCTGCCCGATGACGTCGAGTTCACGCTCGTCGAGCCGCTGCGCCTGCTGTTCAAGGACGAGGTCCGCGCCGTGGGCCGCGAGCTGGGGCTGCCGGAGGCCATCGTCGGCCGCCAGCCGTTCCCGGGCCCGGGCCTGGGCATCCGCATCATCGGTGCCGTCGACGAGGAGCGCCTGGACACCCTGCGCCGCGCCGACGCCATTGCCCGCGAGGAGATGACCGCCGCCGGCCTGGACGACGTCGTCTGGCAGTGCCCGGTGGTGCTGCTCGCCGACGTCCGTTCCGTGGGCGTGCAGGGTGATGGCCGCACCTACGGCCACCCGATCGTGCTGCGCCCGGTGACGTCTGAGGACGCGATGACCGCCGACTGGACGCGCGTGCCTTACGACGTGCTCGAGCGGATCTCCACCCGCATCACCAACGAGGTGGCGGAGGTCAACCGAGTGGTCCTGGACATCACGTCCAAGCCGCCGGGAACCATCGAGTGGGAGTAA
- a CDS encoding antibiotic biosynthesis monooxygenase family protein, with amino-acid sequence MSIVKINAISVPEGAGEELERRFSANSSKMADVPGFIGFQLLRPTAGESRYFVFTEWENEEAYQGWRGGRAFKASHEGEERKPVSSSAELLEFDVVLDVPGSA; translated from the coding sequence ATGAGCATCGTCAAGATCAACGCCATTTCCGTTCCCGAAGGCGCCGGCGAGGAGCTGGAGCGTCGCTTTTCCGCCAACTCCTCGAAGATGGCCGACGTCCCGGGCTTCATCGGTTTCCAGCTGCTGCGTCCGACCGCGGGGGAGAGCCGCTACTTCGTCTTCACCGAGTGGGAGAACGAGGAGGCCTACCAGGGCTGGCGCGGTGGCCGTGCTTTCAAGGCCTCGCACGAGGGCGAGGAGCGCAAGCCGGTGTCGTCGTCGGCTGAGCTGCTGGAGTTCGACGTCGTCCTGGACGTGCCCGGCTCCGCGTAG
- a CDS encoding Y-family DNA polymerase, whose product MTRILGMWLPDWPIQAARFSGATGGAGPQAPIAVLSDATVAACSDAARRAGVRRGQGRRHAQAACPDLIVVDADPARDAREFEPVLDRIGDVAAGVEALRPGLVVLGVDGPAKYHGGEAKTVEMLLDAAALAGADCLVGIADDVTTAVLAARRGVQLPVGGGPAFLRGVSLAEVAAETALDFPAALGRAWVDLGLRTLGDVADLPARDVAGRFGTEGARWRKVAAGELERRVAPRTPPRDLAIVHRPEETLTRVDAAAFIARALAAKLHHRLREHGLACHRLAVTAEFTDGAELRRVWRCAGPLDEAATADRVRWQLDGWLTGRAIAAAEAAAGTTAQTAVEGEGDSAGPVDVVDDAIDDDAPDARGIAALTLEPLEVIVAGVERDALWGGADAASERAGRAAARVQGLLGPEAVRRPVDVGGRGPSERVAMVPVGEEAPPVTGRWPGALPAPNPAVTPGGSASPQSPSARHPASKVGLHDAAGDTIAVTGRGTLTGVPAVLRWGGRDHEVTAWAGPWPVDERWWTPDDARRAARMHVAVDAPAGAGGRGPQAFLLIGHAGKWRIEGRYG is encoded by the coding sequence GTGACGCGGATCCTGGGCATGTGGCTGCCCGATTGGCCGATTCAGGCGGCGCGGTTTTCCGGCGCGACGGGCGGGGCCGGGCCGCAGGCGCCCATCGCGGTGCTGTCCGACGCGACCGTGGCGGCCTGCTCCGATGCGGCGCGGCGGGCGGGCGTGCGGCGTGGCCAGGGGCGTCGGCATGCGCAGGCGGCATGTCCCGACCTGATCGTCGTCGACGCTGACCCGGCGCGCGACGCCCGCGAGTTCGAGCCGGTGCTCGACCGCATCGGCGACGTCGCCGCGGGAGTGGAGGCGCTGCGGCCCGGACTGGTGGTCCTCGGCGTCGACGGCCCGGCGAAGTATCACGGCGGCGAGGCGAAGACGGTGGAGATGCTCCTCGACGCCGCCGCGCTCGCCGGGGCGGATTGCCTCGTCGGCATCGCCGATGACGTGACCACCGCGGTGCTCGCCGCGAGGCGGGGCGTGCAGCTGCCCGTCGGCGGTGGCCCGGCGTTTTTGCGCGGGGTGTCGTTGGCGGAGGTCGCGGCGGAAACGGCCCTGGATTTCCCGGCGGCGCTGGGGCGGGCCTGGGTGGATCTGGGTTTGCGGACGCTTGGCGACGTCGCCGACCTTCCCGCCCGCGACGTGGCGGGCCGGTTCGGGACGGAGGGCGCGAGATGGCGGAAGGTCGCCGCCGGGGAGCTGGAGCGGCGGGTGGCGCCCCGGACGCCGCCGCGGGACCTGGCGATCGTGCATCGCCCGGAGGAGACGCTGACGCGCGTCGACGCCGCCGCGTTCATCGCCCGCGCGCTGGCGGCGAAGCTGCATCATCGGCTGCGCGAGCACGGGTTGGCGTGTCATCGGCTCGCGGTGACCGCGGAGTTCACCGACGGCGCCGAACTGCGCCGCGTGTGGCGTTGCGCCGGTCCGCTCGACGAAGCGGCCACCGCCGACCGCGTGCGCTGGCAGCTCGACGGGTGGTTGACCGGGCGCGCCATCGCCGCAGCGGAGGCCGCGGCGGGGACCACCGCGCAGACGGCGGTGGAGGGGGAGGGCGACTCCGCCGGCCCGGTCGACGTCGTCGATGACGCCATCGACGACGATGCCCCCGACGCCCGCGGCATCGCGGCGTTGACGTTGGAGCCGCTGGAGGTCATCGTCGCCGGCGTCGAACGCGATGCGCTGTGGGGCGGGGCCGATGCGGCGTCGGAACGGGCGGGCAGGGCCGCCGCCCGAGTCCAGGGTCTGCTCGGCCCGGAGGCGGTGCGCCGACCCGTCGACGTCGGCGGCCGCGGCCCGTCCGAACGCGTGGCCATGGTCCCGGTGGGGGAGGAGGCCCCTCCCGTCACGGGGCGGTGGCCCGGGGCGCTGCCCGCGCCGAACCCGGCGGTCACGCCGGGCGGGTCGGCGTCCCCTCAGTCACCGTCGGCGCGTCACCCCGCGTCGAAGGTCGGGTTGCACGACGCCGCCGGCGACACCATCGCCGTCACCGGGCGGGGCACCCTCACCGGCGTGCCCGCCGTGTTGCGCTGGGGCGGCCGCGACCACGAGGTCACCGCATGGGCCGGGCCATGGCCCGTCGACGAACGCTGGTGGACCCCCGACGACGCCCGCCGCGCCGCCCGCATGCACGTCGCCGTGGACGCCCCCGCCGGGGCGGGTGGGCGCGGGCCGCAGGCGTTCCTGCTCATCGGCCACGCGGGAAAGTGGCGCATCGAAGGCAGATACGGCTGA
- a CDS encoding AMIN-like domain-containing (lipo)protein — translation MMLGPRTSTRSNRATARSVAAVIAAGSLVLGLAACSSGAEPDVDSAVSMRSEGTPTSSGADGGGGAPATLEADPAPDVDYSDAPAEAAPADGSYLGIKDVRIGSHDGFDRIVIEFIGDGEPGYWVRYEDMPTQQGSGNPISVSGAHKLSVDVRGTGYPFDFNVEDYPNGPVKPEGTSAITEVRGFGTFEGATQYVVGIDGERPGFKVFKAQNPTRLIIDIEAR, via the coding sequence ATGATGCTCGGCCCCCGCACCTCGACCCGTTCGAACCGCGCCACCGCCCGCTCCGTGGCGGCGGTGATCGCCGCGGGCTCCCTCGTCCTCGGCCTCGCCGCCTGCTCGTCCGGGGCGGAGCCGGACGTCGATTCGGCGGTGTCGATGCGCTCGGAGGGCACGCCCACGTCCTCGGGCGCCGACGGCGGCGGAGGGGCGCCGGCGACGCTGGAGGCCGACCCCGCCCCCGACGTCGACTACTCGGACGCCCCGGCGGAGGCGGCCCCCGCGGACGGTTCCTACCTGGGCATCAAGGATGTCCGCATCGGCTCGCACGATGGTTTCGACCGCATCGTCATCGAGTTCATCGGCGACGGCGAGCCGGGGTACTGGGTGCGGTACGAGGACATGCCGACCCAGCAGGGCAGCGGCAACCCGATCAGCGTCAGCGGCGCCCACAAGTTGTCCGTCGACGTGCGCGGCACGGGCTATCCCTTCGACTTCAACGTGGAGGATTACCCGAATGGCCCGGTCAAGCCGGAGGGCACGTCGGCGATCACGGAGGTCCGCGGTTTCGGCACCTTCGAGGGCGCCACGCAGTACGTGGTGGGCATCGACGGCGAGCGCCCCGGGTTCAAGGTGTTCAAGGCCCAGAATCCGACGCGGCTGATCATCGACATCGAGGCCCGTTAA
- a CDS encoding sucrase ferredoxin, which yields MTETVCSDLGHEPLPGTAKGGVLFIALEHQYGWSHDILDGGVFGEELTARIKDWLAERGGSLQLIRKPGRLGQIPCDGVTMYVAHCPPRIDAPDGAGAGEGAAFSAPRLEVRTVCDVEEMLSLDVRLGRPTEGARVVDEPLLLVCTHGKRDRCCAVKGRPIAQALNNVHPDAVWETSHSKGHRFAPALVLLPWNYSYGRLSAVETKQMLDDASSGILHAGGCRGRGVWDARGQVAELAARGEVDEWAIDAVAAVDVADVVDAVLDEGAGHSPETLERLRGVLVHAPAADAAAVVEFDDGRTVGVALEQTVTEGVVSSCGDAPGPKKGWRALAAAEI from the coding sequence ATGACGGAAACCGTGTGCTCTGACCTGGGACATGAGCCGCTGCCGGGTACGGCGAAAGGCGGCGTCCTGTTCATCGCGCTCGAGCATCAGTATGGGTGGAGCCACGACATCCTCGATGGCGGGGTGTTCGGCGAGGAGCTGACCGCCCGCATCAAGGATTGGCTCGCCGAGCGCGGCGGTTCGCTGCAGTTGATCCGCAAGCCGGGGCGTCTCGGCCAGATCCCCTGTGACGGCGTGACCATGTACGTGGCGCATTGCCCGCCGCGGATCGACGCGCCGGACGGGGCCGGGGCGGGGGAGGGCGCCGCGTTTTCGGCGCCGCGCCTGGAGGTCCGCACGGTCTGCGACGTCGAGGAGATGCTGTCGCTGGACGTTCGGCTGGGGCGGCCGACGGAGGGGGCTCGCGTCGTCGACGAGCCGTTGTTGCTGGTGTGCACGCACGGCAAGCGCGACCGGTGCTGTGCGGTGAAGGGGCGGCCGATCGCCCAGGCGCTCAACAACGTCCACCCGGATGCGGTGTGGGAGACGTCGCATTCCAAGGGGCACCGGTTTGCGCCGGCGTTGGTGCTGTTGCCGTGGAATTACTCGTACGGGCGGCTGTCGGCGGTCGAGACGAAGCAGATGCTTGACGACGCCTCGTCGGGAATCCTCCACGCCGGAGGGTGCCGCGGCCGCGGGGTGTGGGATGCCCGCGGGCAGGTCGCGGAACTCGCGGCGCGCGGGGAGGTCGATGAGTGGGCGATCGACGCCGTGGCCGCGGTGGACGTCGCCGACGTGGTCGACGCGGTGTTGGACGAGGGCGCCGGGCATTCGCCGGAGACGCTCGAGCGGCTGCGCGGGGTGCTGGTGCATGCGCCGGCCGCCGATGCCGCCGCCGTCGTGGAGTTCGACGACGGCCGCACCGTCGGCGTGGCTCTCGAGCAGACGGTCACCGAGGGCGTGGTGTCCTCCTGCGGCGACGCGCCCGGCCCGAAGAAGGGCTGGCGGGCGCTGGCCGCGGCGGAGATCTAG